A single genomic interval of Xiphophorus couchianus chromosome 2, X_couchianus-1.0, whole genome shotgun sequence harbors:
- the pidd1 gene encoding p53-induced death domain-containing protein 1 has product MENNASKNLNVSTALPACRESVPGLREPHHAPGAEVAEPERGAYSADPSDRSISSLSSSFSSMFQPLSSSSSSSRGSILSLSPPLPPSVELSAIMTDTRLTLDVYLGGAAALPLVWGYDPDHLRGIKYLRLSSEDEPGLDAALDVLPHMTGLHSLAIRGHRFYDSRGDPLPGLLTSLPDSTSNLSHLKHVDLSFNQLTFMPSCLLQLPALSMLLLCHNHISALPPDLGQLSSLNYLSLMGNKLVSLPPSVGQLKALQRLDVSNNVLQQLPDEIGFLGELVKLELSRNKLKWLPESMGSLVSLRELVIYSNEFRVIPKCLNELPLLTMDVRDNPLGKPPTPPPLPPVLDHPKLPKLHLRFNKHSFFVSSAGCHVFLPGGAELMFPPGCLMTTTKLMWGEKRPNRKWVWLEEHDILLSRPLELRPHGVTFLKPVEVCVPYHRTKRGEVVLRTFDGQTWSTLPTELRRGSEEHCCYPGGRPARLACSSVSHFSWFMAVSRPVRDTWSVTPAGALLVSSSNPGIKLHFPPDSTAQTRTITLQVLQVSEFEVQALCGDLQARVSPLLCLSQTPTSQFLQPVKVQIPLPPGITGHEADVSQLHVLHGDPAAQTWTDITSQVSLYVTHLYAIFYITHFSWYWLWYTTQRCVSGVVRKVYQRLKQFKVQFLVLQRKSDPAQVLLQCLPANKMEGRVQSLSEQYDGPHPSDLCDLLEGEQFFAGFEKGLDIVTDRPDCVEGRLCFVFYSSLKNVKEVYICSAQGQKGPVRGQVSFYRGEIPSNLPEEVAKKRKGLDTQWLATLPLRLPALNSDNSFNMEEFQYPPLNLGDPESGYLTEANLLSISLQIGRDWRVIGINLGMSYEVLDRIQYKHRDNLGALVLDMLFHWARGQRNAGPGSVSRLVAAMTESGRRDLAEEIEDIVSLGRRKYTESLKRVGLEAESSSVGEAQQ; this is encoded by the exons ATGGAGAATAACGCATCCAAAAATCTAAACGTCTCCACAGCTTTGCCGGCTTGTAGGGAATCGGTACCTGGATTGAGAGAACCACATCATGCGCCTGGAGCTGAGGTTGCTGAACCAGAGAGGGGGGCTTACTCAGCGGACCCCAGTGATCGCTCCATCTCAAGcctctcctcttctttctcGTCAATGTTTCAACCtctttcttcatcttcctcatcttcccGTGGCTCAATCCTGTCTCTGTCGCCACCCTTGCCTCCTTCTGTGGAGCTTTCTGCAATCATGACAGACACCAGGCTGACCCTGGATGTTTACCTAGGAGGAGCAGCTGCGTTGCCTTTGGTATGGGGGTATGACCCTGATCATCTGAGGGGCATCAAGTACCTGAGACTGAGCTCCGAGGACGAACCTGGGCTTGATGCTGCACTGGATGTCCTTCCCCATATGACAGGTCTTCACTCTTTGGCCATTCGGG GACATCGTTTTTATGACTCACGAGGTGATCCCCTGCCTGGACTCCTCACCAGTTTGCCAGACTCCACGTCAAATCTGTCTCACCTGAAACATGTGGATCTCTCTTTCAACCAGCTTACCTTTATGCCATCATGCCTGCTCCAACTGCCGGCGCTGTCCATGTTGCTTCTCTGCCACAACCACATCTCAGCTTTGCCTCCAGATCTAGGCCAATTATCATCCTTAAACTACCTGTCCCTGATGGGGAATAAATTGGTATCTCTTCCCCCAAGCGTGGGACAACTAAAAGCGCTGCAGAGGCTCGATGTATCAAATAACGTTCTCCAGCAACTGCCTGATGAAATTGGTTTCCTGGGGGAGCTTGTTAAGTTAGAATTGTCTCGCAACAAGCTGAAATGGCTGCCAGAGAGCATGG GCTCTCTTGTTTCTCTCAGGGAACTGGTCATCTACAGCAATGAGTTCCGGGTAATTCCAAAATGTCTGAATGAACTCCCTCTGCTTACAATGGACGTTCGCGATAATCCTTTGGGAAAACCCCCAACCCCGCCTCCACTGCCTCCTGTACTGG ATCACCCAAAACTCCCAAAGTTGCATCTTAGATTCAACAAGCACAG CTTCTTTGTTTCGTCTGCTGGTTGCCATGTGTTTCTCCCAGGAGGGGCTGAGCTGATGTTCCCCCCTGGATGCCTGATGACAACCACCAAACTCATGTGGGGCGAGAAAAggccaaacaggaagtgggtgTGGCTGGAGGAACACGACATCCTGCTGAGTCGGCCCCTGGAGCTTCGTCCTCATGGTGTTACGTTtttgaag cctgtggaggtgtgtgtgccGTATCATCGGACCAAACGAGGGGAGGTGGTGTTGCGCACGTTTGACGGGCAGACATGGAGCACTCTGCCCACTGAACTCAGGAGAGGAAGTGAGGAGCATTGTTGTTATCCTGGGGGACGTCCAGCCAGG ctGGCATGTTCCTCTGTGAGCCACTTCTCTTGGTTTATGGCAGTATCCAGACCTGTAAGGGATACATGGTCCGTCACACCAGCAGGAGCTCTTCTGGTGTCCAGCTCCAACCCTGGAATAAAGCTTCACTTCCCTCCTGACTCTACTGCACAGACTCGCACTATAACCCTACAG gTGCTGCAGGTGTCTGAGTTTGAGGTGCAGGCTCTGTGTGGTGACCTTCAGGCTAGAGTCAGCCCCCTCCTCTGCCTCTCCCAGACTCCTACCTCACAGTTCCTGCagccagttaaagtccagatcCCTCTGCCGCCAGGAATCACAG GGCATGAAGCCGATGTGTCTCAATTACATGTACTTCACGGAGATCCAGCTGCTCAAACCTGGACTGACATTACATCACAAGTGTCTTTGTATGTTACCCATCTGTATGCCATTTTCTACATTACTCACTTCTCCTG GTACTGGCTGTGGTACACTACACAGCGTTGTGTTAGCGGGGTGGTCAGAAAGGTTTATCAACGGCTTAAACAGTTTAAAGTCCAGTTCCTCGTCCTCCAGCGGAAGTCGGATCCCGCTCAGGTTCTGCTGCAATGCCTGCCTGCTAACAAG ATGGAGGGCAGAGTTCAGTCTTTGTCTGAGCAATATGATGGACCTCACCCCTCAGACTTGTGTGACCTGCTGGAAGGAGAACAGTTCTTCGCTGGCTTTGAAAAGGGCTTAGACATCGTCACAG ACAGGCCGGATTGTGTTGAGGGGcgtctgtgttttgtgttttactccagtctgaaaaatgtgaaggaagTGTACATTTGTTCTGCTCAGGGGCAAAAAGGGCCAGTGAGGGGACAG GTGTCATTCTACAGAGGGGAGATTCCCAGTAATCTGCCAGAGGAAGTAGCCAAAAAGAGGAAAGGACTTGACACCCAGTGGCTCGCTACTTTACCATTAAGACTTCCT GCTCTGAATTCCGACAACAGTTTTAACATGGAGGAGTTCCAATATCCCCCCCTGAACCTGGGTGACCCAGAGAGCGGCTACCTTACAGAAGCCAACTTGCTGTCCATCTCCCTGCAGATTGGACGGGACTGGCGTGTCATTGGTATTAACCTTGGGATGAGCTATGAAGTGTTGGACCGCATACAGTACAAACACAG GGACAACCTGGGTGCCTTAGTGCTGGACATGCTGTTTCACTGGGCCCGAGGACAGAGGAATGCAGGACCTGGGTCAGTGTCCAGGCTTGTGGCCGCTATGACAGAAAGCGGCAGGAGGGATCTGGCAGAGGAGATCGAGGACATAGTCAGTCTTGGAAGGAGAAAGTACACGGAGTCCCTGAAGAGAGTAGGTCTGGAAGCAGAGAGCTCCTCTGTTGGGGAAGCACAGCAGTAG